A part of Mustela erminea isolate mMusErm1 chromosome 9, mMusErm1.Pri, whole genome shotgun sequence genomic DNA contains:
- the RAB30 gene encoding ras-related protein Rab-30: protein MSMEDYDFLFKIVLIGNAGVGKTCLVRRFTQGLFPPGQGATIGVDFMIKTVEINGEKVKLQIWDTAGQERFRSITQSYYRSANALILTYDITCEESFRCLPEWLREIEQYASNKVITVLVGNKIDLAERREVSQQRAEEFSEAQDMYYLETSAKESDNVEKLFLDLACRLISEARQNTLVNNVSSPLPGEGKSISYLTCCNFN from the exons ATGAGTATGGAAGATTATGATTTcctgtttaaaattgttttaattggCAATGCTGGCGTGGGGAAGACGTGCCTAGTCCGACGATTCACTCAG GGTCTTTTCCCCCCAGGACAAGGAGCCACGATTGGAGTTGATTTTATGATTAAGACGGTGGAGATTAATGGTGAAAAAGTCAAG CTTCAGATCTGGGACACAGCAGGTCAAGAAAGATTTCGGTCCATTACCCAGAGTTACTACCGAAGCGCCAATGCCTTGATCCTCACCTATGATATAACCTGTGAGGAATCCTTCCGTTGCCTTCCTGAGTGGCTGCGGGAGATAGAACAATATGCCAGCAACAAGGTCATCACTGTGCTAGTGG GCAACAAGATTGATCTGGCTGAAAGGAGAGAGGTCTCCCAGCAGAGAGCTGAAGAATTCTCAGAAGCTCAGGACATGTATTACCTGGAGACTTCAGCCAAGGAATCAGATAATGTGGAGAAACTCTTCCTTGACTTAGCGTGCCGCCTCATCAGTGAAGCCAGGCAGAACACACTTGTAAACAATGTATCCTCGCCCTTACCCGGAGAAGGGAAAAGCATCAGCTATTTGACTTGTTGTAATTTCAACTAA